Proteins found in one Planococcus citri chromosome 2, ihPlaCitr1.1, whole genome shotgun sequence genomic segment:
- the LOC135837829 gene encoding cathepsin E-like produces the protein MNHGVAAVFLKMKLISLLSTLVFANVHYIRGNDIRIPLSIYNQGLREGSYVWYFEADQRFYGTISIGTPPQKINVLFSTAYNSIYVVSSYCNSSICQNHNTYNHENSTTFRGQDDFDNTIRQGYGKATDTITIGNFQIQDVSFVVTTSGEDYDNKPWDGIVGLYPGSLFIKSCEKLGLKKKFSFYTNSPWDNNTSELMLCGEDKTKFRGNLQNLTVGTENGLLRIKIQSVMLHHNHENVLKMEFRNEIRELLFEFETSYIIGPAGDVKKIYDKLNIKRTSKIGDDLKEVDCNNIDALPSITFVTADSNFTLTGNDYIKQMTHNDKQVCIVRLLSHSLNSWRIGSIFFRKYYTVFYDEKPRRIGFAESVHPPAKIMVFLF, from the exons ATGAACCACGGCGTGGCagcagtatttttgaaaatgaagttaatATCATTATTATCAACATTAGTATTCGCGAACGTGCATTACATCAGAGGAAATGACATCCG AATACCCTTATCAATATACAACCAAGGGTTACGTGAAGGTAGTTACGTATGGTATTTTGAAGCCGATCAAAGG tTTTATGGAACCATTTCAATTGGAACTCCGCCACAGAAAATCAACGTATTATTCAGTACAGCTTACAATAGCATTTATGTGGTCTCAAGTTATTGCAACAGTTCAATTTGCC AAAACCACAATACTTATAACCACGAAAACTCGACAACTTTCCGAGGTCAAGATGACTTTGACAATACAATTCGGCAAGGTTATGGTAAAGCAACTGATACAATtaca ATAGGTAATTTCCAAATACAAGATGTATCGTTTGTGGTAACTACAAGCGGAGAGGATTACGACAATAAACCATGGGATGGTATTGTGGGATTGTATCCCGGAAGCTTATTTATAAAATCCTGCGAAAAACTTGgattgaagaagaaattttcattctacACCAA TTCTCCTTGGGACAATAATACCTCTGAATTGATGTTATGCGGCGAAGACAAGACAAAGTTTCGGGGTAACTTGCAAAACCTTACTGTAGGAACTGAAAATGGTCTATTGCGCATTAAAATACAgag TGTTATGTTGCATCATAACCATGAAAATGTCCTAAAAATGGAATTCAGAAATGAGATACGAGAATTACTATTCGAATTTGAAACCTCATACATTATCGGACCAGCAGGTGACGTTAAGAAAATCTACGATAAGTTAAACATCAAAAGAACATCAAAAATCGGTGATGACTTGAAGGAG GTCGACTGCAATAACATTGATGCATTACCGAGTATCACGTTTGTAACTGCTGACAGTAATTTCACTCTTACAGGAAATGATTACATCAAACAG ATGACGCATAATGATAAACAGGTCTGCATAGTTAGACTGCTATCACACTCGCTGAATTCTTGGAGAATAGGAAGCATCTTTTTCAGAAAGTACTACACTgtattttatgatgaaaagcCGCGCAGAATTGGATTCGCCGAAAGCGTTCATCCGCCTGCTAAGATAATGGTCTTCCTTTTCTAA